One Spirochaetales bacterium DNA segment encodes these proteins:
- a CDS encoding TIGR00282 family metallophosphoesterase, whose product MHHGLKILVLGDVIGKPGCRAIFGYLGSLKKTTKADCVVVNGENAFEGKGITPEICQMFFKSGVDVITTGNHIWQQREILPFLDKEDRILRPENYPTGVPGKGHCLITVKDKKVGIINLQGRVFLSPLRCPFQVGKDTAVRLRRETPVVIVDFHAEWTEEKEALAIYLDGTISALVGTHTHVQTADERILPHGTGYITDIGMTGPGESIIGMNPSIVIQKNLSQMPLKMEVADKQADIMGVLLSIDAETGKTVSVERIWEKSVI is encoded by the coding sequence ATGCATCATGGTTTAAAAATACTTGTTCTGGGTGATGTCATTGGGAAACCCGGATGCAGGGCTATATTCGGATATCTCGGGAGTTTGAAAAAGACGACAAAAGCCGATTGTGTGGTCGTGAACGGAGAAAACGCGTTTGAAGGAAAAGGAATCACTCCTGAAATATGCCAGATGTTTTTTAAATCCGGAGTCGATGTCATCACGACCGGTAACCATATCTGGCAACAGCGGGAGATACTGCCCTTTTTGGATAAAGAAGACCGGATTCTCAGACCGGAAAACTATCCCACAGGTGTTCCCGGTAAAGGACATTGCCTTATAACGGTTAAGGATAAGAAGGTCGGGATTATTAATCTTCAGGGGAGGGTCTTCCTTTCTCCCCTCAGATGTCCTTTTCAGGTCGGAAAAGATACCGCCGTGCGGCTCAGACGGGAAACACCAGTGGTTATCGTCGATTTTCACGCCGAGTGGACGGAAGAAAAGGAAGCGCTTGCTATTTATCTTGACGGAACAATTTCGGCGCTCGTCGGAACACATACGCATGTACAAACGGCGGATGAACGAATATTGCCGCACGGAACGGGTTATATTACCGATATCGGGATGACCGGTCCCGGAGAGAGTATTATCGGGATGAATCCGTCCATAGTGATCCAGAAAAATTTGAGTCAGATGCCCCTCAAAATGGAGGTCGCGGACAAGCAGGCCGATATTATGGGCGTACTCCTTTCAATCGATGCGGAAACGGGGAAGACCGTATCCGTCGAGCGTATCTGGGAAAAGTCCGTTATCTAG
- a CDS encoding TlyA family RNA methyltransferase — protein MKEKKIPLLTLLCGRYPDIGREELYARIVCGEVYVNGEKVSDAKTSVTSCCTIEFLKKGFVSRGGRKLYHVLSKWRCEVNDKIFLDAGCSTGGFTDCLLKKGARLVYAIDVGYNQIDYRLRQDPRVVVMERTNITDVTAGNLTQRPSAAVCDLSFRSVRQAASHILSLVSPGWLIALIKPQFEWKHPAPGFKGIVMDNRLVYRICEHLIDDLYSEHVFVSRIERSPLKGRKGNTELFFMLKQKQEDGRETIKENLKKMCGV, from the coding sequence ATGAAAGAAAAAAAAATACCGCTTCTCACATTACTCTGCGGCCGTTACCCCGATATCGGGAGGGAGGAGTTGTACGCACGGATTGTCTGTGGTGAGGTCTATGTGAACGGTGAAAAAGTCTCCGACGCCAAGACATCCGTCACCTCCTGCTGCACCATCGAGTTTCTCAAAAAGGGTTTTGTTTCAAGGGGCGGCAGAAAACTTTATCATGTCCTTTCGAAGTGGCGGTGTGAGGTCAATGATAAAATTTTCCTGGATGCGGGGTGTTCGACGGGGGGATTTACCGATTGTCTTCTCAAAAAAGGCGCCCGCCTGGTCTATGCAATCGATGTCGGATATAATCAGATCGATTACCGGCTCAGGCAAGATCCACGTGTGGTGGTTATGGAACGAACCAATATAACGGACGTGACTGCCGGAAATCTCACGCAGCGACCTTCCGCCGCGGTTTGTGATCTCTCGTTTCGTTCCGTGAGGCAGGCAGCGTCGCATATCCTGTCACTGGTCAGCCCCGGATGGCTGATCGCATTGATAAAACCGCAATTCGAATGGAAGCATCCGGCTCCCGGGTTCAAGGGGATCGTGATGGACAACCGGTTGGTATATCGGATATGTGAACATCTGATCGATGATCTATATAGTGAGCACGTGTTTGTCTCGAGAATCGAACGTTCCCCGCTTAAGGGAAGAAAGGGAAATACGGAATTGTTTTTTATGCTGAAACAGAAGCAGGAAGACGGGAGGGAAACGATAAAAGAAAACCTGAAAAAGATGTGCGGAGTATAA
- the rny gene encoding ribonuclease Y: MEILLSIICTLAGGILGWVIRWLYARFQLSSSEQKAKRIIQEAQKEAETRKREVLLETKDQLLREKNQLERETRERRNELQRMERRLIYKDENLERKMTMLEKQEKVITNRERALTEKEEEIGKNQEKWKKELERICGISAEEAKKLLVQSLENEAKRDAQVIINRIEQEAQLTAEKKAREIIVATIQRIATDITSEVAITSVSLPNDEMKGRIIGREGRNIRTLETLTGVDIIIDDTPEAVVISCFDPIRKEIAKVSLERLISDGRIHPARIEEIVQKVTKEIGQKIYEEGEKILFDLGIHNFRPEGIRALGRLHFRTSYGQNVLNHSKEVAILSGLLASELGANVDIAKRAALLHDIGKGVETESEGNHAEIGMELAKKLGEDPKVINAIGSHHNDVEPESIEAIIVQIADAISASRPGARRETLDNYLKRLENLEKIAEDFDGVDKSYAIQAGRELRIIVNNETVSDDEAKELAKKIAKRIEDELKYPGRIKVTIIRETRILEYAR, from the coding sequence ATGGAAATTTTATTAAGCATCATTTGTACTCTCGCCGGTGGTATTCTAGGTTGGGTTATCCGATGGCTCTATGCCAGATTTCAACTTTCTTCATCTGAACAAAAGGCTAAAAGGATAATACAGGAGGCACAAAAAGAAGCAGAAACGAGGAAGAGAGAGGTTTTACTAGAAACCAAAGACCAGTTGCTTCGGGAAAAGAATCAACTGGAAAGAGAAACCCGTGAAAGACGAAATGAGCTGCAACGGATGGAAAGGCGGCTTATTTATAAAGATGAGAATCTAGAAAGAAAAATGACCATGCTTGAAAAGCAGGAAAAGGTCATAACGAACCGGGAGAGAGCGTTAACAGAAAAAGAAGAAGAGATAGGGAAAAATCAGGAAAAATGGAAAAAAGAACTAGAACGTATATGCGGTATTTCTGCAGAAGAAGCTAAAAAGCTGCTGGTGCAGAGTCTTGAAAACGAAGCGAAACGAGATGCACAGGTCATTATAAACAGGATAGAGCAGGAAGCACAGCTAACTGCAGAAAAAAAAGCAAGAGAAATTATCGTGGCGACAATCCAACGAATCGCCACTGATATCACATCGGAAGTGGCAATTACATCGGTAAGTCTGCCGAATGATGAAATGAAAGGGAGAATAATCGGAAGGGAAGGGCGTAATATCCGTACATTGGAAACCCTGACCGGTGTCGATATTATTATTGACGATACTCCCGAAGCCGTTGTTATCTCGTGCTTTGATCCAATCAGAAAAGAAATCGCAAAGGTTTCATTGGAAAGACTCATATCAGACGGGCGGATACATCCGGCGAGAATCGAAGAAATTGTCCAGAAAGTGACAAAGGAAATCGGTCAAAAAATCTACGAAGAAGGTGAAAAAATACTTTTTGATCTGGGTATCCATAATTTCAGGCCGGAAGGAATACGCGCACTCGGACGGCTTCACTTTCGGACAAGTTATGGACAGAATGTCCTCAATCACTCGAAAGAAGTCGCGATACTTTCGGGACTTCTGGCTTCGGAGCTGGGAGCGAATGTCGATATCGCGAAACGCGCCGCACTGCTTCATGATATCGGCAAGGGAGTCGAAACGGAGAGTGAGGGAAATCATGCAGAAATAGGGATGGAACTCGCCAAGAAGCTCGGGGAAGATCCGAAAGTGATTAACGCGATCGGTTCACATCACAACGATGTGGAGCCCGAGTCGATCGAAGCGATTATCGTTCAGATCGCGGATGCCATTTCGGCATCGCGGCCGGGAGCACGACGGGAAACCCTCGACAACTACCTGAAACGGCTTGAAAACCTCGAGAAAATCGCAGAAGATTTTGACGGAGTCGACAAATCATACGCAATTCAAGCAGGTAGGGAATTGAGGATTATTGTCAACAACGAAACAGTGAGTGATGACGAGGCAAAAGAGCTGGCAAAAAAAATCGCCAAAAGAATCGAGGATGAGTTAAAATATCCGGGAAGAATCAAGGTAACGATCATCCGGGAAACAAGAATATTGGAATATGCAAGGTAA